In Candidatus Paceibacterota bacterium, the following proteins share a genomic window:
- a CDS encoding polyprenyl synthetase family protein yields the protein MQTEKLLSKLKADINSELQIFFENKITEIGRDHKPGEILEMVELLRDFILRSGKRIRPILFCCGYSAAGGKDRKKILKASISMELIHSYLLIHDDIIDRDDFRHGSVSMHNKYMEKYKDVLGKNACSHFGISMAIIAGDLASSFGHKVLADSKFPGDVRSKAILEMNKIISNTIVGEAMDVVLAAKDKYEKPDIIDMQIYKTAKYTIEGPLRLGAILAGADQKLLRSLSGYSIPLGIAYQIQDDVIGVFGDEKAIGKPVGSDLKEGKKTLLILKAYECGSAAQVKYLNAVIGKKGVSFGEIEKAREIIRKTGSLDFSKNEIHRLKEFALHNLNRIKMNKSYKKYLGDFADILVKREY from the coding sequence ATGCAAACTGAAAAGCTATTAAGCAAGCTGAAAGCGGATATTAACAGTGAATTGCAGATATTTTTTGAAAATAAAATAACGGAGATCGGAAGAGACCATAAGCCCGGGGAAATCTTGGAAATGGTAGAGCTTCTGAGGGATTTTATTCTGAGATCGGGCAAAAGGATAAGGCCTATTCTTTTTTGTTGCGGTTATTCTGCGGCCGGGGGAAAAGACAGAAAAAAGATACTGAAGGCTTCAATTTCAATGGAGCTTATACATTCGTATCTTTTGATCCATGACGATATAATAGATCGCGATGATTTCAGGCATGGGAGCGTTTCTATGCACAACAAATACATGGAAAAATATAAGGATGTCTTGGGAAAAAATGCGTGCAGCCATTTCGGAATATCGATGGCGATCATTGCCGGCGATCTTGCGTCGAGCTTCGGCCACAAGGTTCTGGCGGATTCGAAATTTCCCGGAGATGTCAGATCGAAAGCGATCTTGGAGATGAACAAGATAATATCGAACACGATCGTAGGCGAGGCAATGGATGTGGTTCTGGCGGCAAAAGATAAATATGAAAAGCCGGATATAATCGATATGCAGATATATAAGACCGCGAAATATACAATCGAAGGACCGCTGAGGCTTGGAGCGATTCTGGCCGGTGCGGATCAAAAACTCCTGAGGTCGCTCAGCGGTTATTCGATACCGCTGGGAATCGCATATCAGATTCAGGATGATGTCATTGGTGTTTTTGGTGATGAGAAAGCCATCGGAAAACCGGTAGGTTCGGATCTGAAAGAAGGAAAAAAAACCTTGCTGATCTTGAAAGCATATGAATGCGGAAGCGCCGCGCAAGTGAAATATTTGAATGCGGTTATCGGAAAAAAAGGAGTCAGTTTTGGCGAGATCGAAAAAGCAAGGGAGATAATCAGGAAAACCGGATCTCTGGATTTTTCAAAAAATGAGATCCATAGATTGAAGGAGTTTGCGCTGCATAATCTGAATAGGATCAAGATGAACAAGAGTTATAAGAAGTACCTCGGGGATTTTGCGGATATTCTTGTGAAGAGGGAATATTGA
- the rsmH gene encoding 16S rRNA (cytosine(1402)-N(4))-methyltransferase RsmH, whose protein sequence is MSYFHIPVLLKEVIENIDPKPGENLVDGTIGGGGHSKAILERTSPDGKLLGIDFDQEALIECKRRLSEYSGRVFLERGNYVDFGEFTKKNNFDPINIFFLDLGISSHQLDDENLGISFLGNAPLDMRLGGFDQNNDERTTAENIVNNCKEEEIEEMLKKYGEERYAKLIAREIVSKRKEHRIVNTSQLVGIIEKAVPSRYKKQKIHYATRTFQALRIAVNKELENLSEALPRMLEKVSPGGRIAVISFHSLEDRIVKQFFRRESKDCICEPEIPVCVCGHRKKLEIITKKAITAGDEEIAQNPRSRSAKLRVARKI, encoded by the coding sequence ATGTCTTATTTCCACATTCCAGTACTGCTAAAAGAAGTGATCGAGAATATTGACCCGAAACCGGGGGAGAATCTTGTTGACGGGACGATCGGAGGGGGCGGGCATTCGAAAGCCATACTCGAAAGAACTTCTCCCGACGGGAAACTTCTCGGGATCGATTTCGATCAGGAGGCGCTCATTGAATGCAAAAGGAGGCTCAGCGAATATTCAGGAAGAGTGTTCCTTGAAAGGGGCAATTACGTTGATTTCGGAGAATTCACGAAAAAGAACAATTTTGATCCGATCAACATTTTTTTTCTCGATCTGGGAATATCATCGCATCAGCTGGACGATGAGAATCTCGGCATCTCGTTTTTGGGAAATGCTCCGCTGGATATGAGGCTCGGAGGATTCGATCAGAACAATGATGAGAGGACAACCGCGGAAAATATCGTGAACAACTGCAAAGAGGAAGAGATTGAGGAAATGCTGAAAAAATATGGCGAGGAAAGATATGCCAAATTGATTGCCCGGGAGATCGTTTCAAAAAGAAAAGAACACAGGATAGTCAACACGAGCCAGCTGGTGGGGATAATCGAGAAAGCCGTTCCTTCAAGATATAAAAAACAGAAGATACATTATGCAACGCGGACATTTCAGGCGCTCCGGATAGCAGTGAACAAGGAACTTGAAAATCTGTCCGAAGCGCTTCCAAGAATGCTCGAAAAAGTGTCTCCGGGCGGAAGGATCGCGGTCATTTCGTTCCACTCCCTGGAAGACAGGATAGTCAAGCAATTCTTCCGAAGAGAGTCCAAGGACTGTATCTGCGAACCGGAGATACCCGTATGTGTATGCGGTCACAGGAAAAAATTGGAGATCATTACGAAAAAGGCCATAACGGCGGGCGATGAGGAGATCGCACAAAATCCAAGATCCCGAAGCGCCAAGCTGAGGGTGGCGAGGAAGATATAA
- a CDS encoding GIY-YIG nuclease family protein, producing MQKQYYIYLATNKRNTVIYTGVTDNLARRISEHKDKNGSKFTKRYSVDKLVYYEAYNNPENAITREKQIKAGSRNKKIKLIESMNPNFEDLSNKLV from the coding sequence ATGCAAAAACAATATTATATTTATCTAGCGACAAACAAGAGAAATACGGTAATTTATACAGGCGTTACGGATAATTTAGCAAGAAGAATCTCTGAACATAAGGATAAAAATGGAAGTAAATTTACAAAAAGATATAGCGTTGATAAGCTAGTATATTATGAAGCTTACAATAATCCTGAAAATGCAATCACAAGAGAAAAACAGATAAAAGCTGGTTCGAGAAATAAGAAAATAAAACTAATTGAAAGCATGAATCCCAATTTTGAGGATTTATCCAATAAGCTGGTATAG
- a CDS encoding penicillin-binding protein 2 → MMMNKVNIKYGGRSDFSGRVNFVLALYCIMAVIIFGRLVQIQIFKYDFYKAMAQDQHEFLEKTFPKRGEIFIRDVSSKKTYPIAVNREMNLVYAVPRTVQNKSEAAKKISEILKLEEGKVYGLLNKPNDPYEVIAHKVDDADVERIRKEKIKGIEITPEIVRYYPSKDLAANVVGFMGYKDDKKVGQYGIEGYFNASLEGSMGFLEIEKDVSGSWISIGSKSGTLPRDGDDIVLTIDQTIQYVAEKKLKEAVERWEAESGNVIIIDPKTGDVIAMAQYPSFDPNEYYKEKNLEIFLNSNIHNVYEPGSIEKTITMAIGIESGKITQNTTYVDSGAVLVDGWTIKNSDGKAHGTQSMIGVLENSLNTGTIFVEQQVGKDDFYRYLKNFELDGLTGIELNGEARGNLENLKVKNDVNYATASFGQGISVTPLSILMAISSLANDGKLMRPNIVSEVIHPDGKTEKIEPKYVRKTVSAKTANIISAMMVSVVENGHAKGAKVKGYKIAGKTGTAQIPKKEGKGYEEVETIHTFVGFGPVPNPKFSILVKLDKPKANFAESTAVPVFKELAEELINYYNISPTEKLD, encoded by the coding sequence ATGATGATGAATAAGGTTAATATAAAATATGGCGGACGGAGTGATTTTTCAGGAAGGGTGAATTTCGTCCTTGCACTGTATTGCATAATGGCTGTTATTATTTTCGGAAGGCTTGTTCAGATACAGATATTCAAATACGATTTCTATAAAGCTATGGCGCAGGATCAGCATGAATTTCTCGAAAAAACCTTTCCGAAGAGGGGCGAAATATTCATAAGGGATGTGTCATCCAAGAAAACATATCCGATAGCGGTGAACAGGGAAATGAATCTGGTGTATGCCGTTCCGAGGACCGTTCAGAACAAGAGCGAGGCGGCCAAGAAGATATCCGAGATCCTGAAGCTGGAAGAGGGCAAGGTTTATGGTCTTTTGAACAAGCCGAACGATCCTTATGAAGTTATTGCGCATAAGGTTGACGATGCGGATGTTGAAAGGATAAGAAAAGAGAAGATAAAGGGGATAGAAATAACTCCGGAGATCGTGAGATACTATCCCAGCAAAGATCTTGCTGCAAATGTGGTCGGTTTTATGGGATATAAAGACGACAAAAAAGTCGGGCAATACGGTATTGAAGGATATTTCAACGCCTCTCTGGAAGGATCTATGGGTTTTTTGGAGATCGAAAAGGATGTATCCGGAAGCTGGATCTCTATCGGCTCAAAAAGCGGAACTCTTCCCCGCGATGGAGACGACATTGTGCTGACGATCGATCAGACCATCCAATATGTCGCCGAGAAGAAACTCAAAGAGGCTGTTGAAAGGTGGGAGGCCGAGAGCGGGAATGTGATCATAATCGATCCGAAAACGGGAGATGTTATCGCGATGGCCCAATATCCGTCGTTTGATCCGAATGAATATTATAAAGAAAAAAATCTTGAAATATTTCTGAATTCGAATATTCACAATGTGTACGAACCGGGATCCATAGAAAAAACAATTACCATGGCAATAGGGATTGAAAGCGGGAAGATCACGCAGAATACGACATATGTGGACTCAGGCGCGGTTCTTGTCGACGGATGGACCATCAAAAATTCCGACGGGAAAGCTCATGGAACGCAAAGCATGATCGGCGTTCTGGAGAATTCGCTCAATACGGGAACAATATTCGTTGAACAGCAGGTTGGAAAAGACGATTTCTACAGATATCTGAAGAATTTTGAACTTGATGGCCTTACGGGCATCGAACTTAACGGAGAAGCAAGGGGTAACCTTGAAAATCTGAAGGTGAAGAATGACGTAAATTATGCCACGGCATCATTCGGCCAGGGGATCTCGGTCACTCCGCTTTCCATTCTTATGGCGATATCATCACTTGCAAATGATGGGAAGCTGATGCGGCCGAATATTGTGAGCGAGGTCATTCATCCGGACGGAAAAACGGAAAAAATAGAGCCGAAATATGTCAGAAAAACGGTGTCGGCGAAAACGGCGAACATCATTTCGGCGATGATGGTTAGTGTTGTGGAAAACGGACATGCAAAGGGAGCTAAGGTCAAGGGATATAAGATCGCAGGCAAGACCGGAACGGCGCAGATCCCGAAAAAAGAAGGAAAGGGATATGAGGAAGTTGAGACGATTCACACTTTTGTCGGTTTTGGCCCTGTCCCGAACCCCAAGTTTTCCATTTTGGTCAAACTGGATAAGCCTAAGGCGAATTTTGCCGAAAGCACAGCTGTTCCGGTTTTCAAAGAATTGGCCGAGGAATTGATCAATTATTATAATATATCGCCGACTGAAAAATTGGACTAA
- a CDS encoding GAF domain-containing sensor histidine kinase: protein MKNELLGIKTLLTQVIIVLMSIILVVDIILLSDDPLSQVLKTTVLITFLYFSREMVTSVKKEKEAKSELEKAYGQINHYVDQLEEMNTDLAERNDDLKALLEASGKASEALDPKKIAQDIVNSIPKNLKHLGYIGGMIALYDKDTKIVRPYTITQTKLVERVLKLLDRPFEKNKAKIGDADNMISKTIIEQAIFSGDSLAEFVAPTVKKSICDVIQKILKAHSIITIPLISRGRANGIILFMGKRSIKEVAQRDKDMLYMFSSHVGGAIENAKLYEQTNQQVKEMEKLNKKLESANENLKELLEMKNEFLHITSHQLRTPLTAIRGMLSMWYEGDFDNLTDAERRDILKRIYTSTERLNNITNDMLDALEIEGGLLKFQFENASVANIVKETVDTLKNNYDAKGLYIKFSAEENLPEVKVELNYIRQVFMNVVDNASKYTKKGGVEITVKQNGKYIETVVKDTGVGASKDDQKRLFEKFTRGKNAVKENASGSGLGLFIAKKIVEKHHGKMSFFSEGLGMGSTVTIDLPAKKEGIE from the coding sequence ATGAAAAACGAATTATTGGGCATTAAGACTCTATTAACGCAAGTAATTATCGTTTTAATGTCCATAATACTTGTAGTCGATATTATCTTGTTATCAGATGATCCATTGAGTCAGGTATTAAAAACTACAGTCCTCATCACTTTTCTCTATTTCAGCCGGGAGATGGTGACAAGCGTCAAGAAGGAGAAAGAGGCAAAAAGTGAATTGGAAAAAGCATATGGGCAGATCAATCACTATGTTGATCAGCTGGAAGAAATGAATACGGATCTTGCCGAGAGAAATGACGATTTAAAGGCGCTTCTTGAAGCAAGCGGAAAGGCGTCTGAGGCTCTTGATCCGAAAAAGATCGCTCAGGACATTGTGAATAGCATACCGAAAAACTTGAAGCACTTGGGATATATCGGGGGGATGATCGCGCTTTATGACAAGGATACAAAGATCGTCCGTCCCTATACCATTACGCAAACAAAACTCGTTGAGAGGGTTTTGAAGCTCCTGGACAGGCCATTTGAGAAAAATAAGGCGAAGATCGGAGATGCCGACAATATGATCTCAAAAACCATCATAGAGCAGGCAATATTTTCCGGAGACAGTCTTGCCGAATTCGTCGCTCCGACAGTCAAGAAATCCATTTGCGATGTCATACAAAAAATACTGAAAGCGCATTCAATTATAACCATTCCGCTTATTTCGCGGGGAAGGGCGAATGGAATAATATTGTTCATGGGAAAAAGATCGATCAAGGAAGTCGCGCAGAGAGACAAAGACATGCTCTATATGTTCTCGTCTCATGTCGGCGGTGCGATCGAAAATGCGAAGCTCTACGAGCAGACGAATCAGCAGGTGAAAGAAATGGAAAAATTGAATAAAAAACTGGAAAGCGCAAATGAGAATCTGAAGGAGCTTCTTGAAATGAAAAACGAATTTTTGCACATCACTTCGCACCAGCTCCGAACTCCGCTCACTGCGATCAGGGGAATGCTTTCCATGTGGTATGAGGGAGACTTCGACAATCTGACAGATGCTGAACGCAGGGATATTCTGAAAAGGATATATACCAGCACGGAGAGGCTGAACAACATCACGAATGACATGCTTGACGCTCTCGAGATCGAAGGGGGGCTGTTGAAATTCCAATTTGAAAATGCATCTGTTGCGAATATTGTAAAAGAGACGGTTGACACGCTGAAAAACAACTATGATGCGAAGGGGCTATATATTAAATTCAGTGCCGAAGAAAATCTTCCGGAGGTCAAAGTTGAGCTGAATTATATCAGGCAGGTTTTTATGAACGTTGTTGATAACGCGAGCAAGTATACAAAGAAAGGCGGCGTAGAAATAACTGTCAAACAAAACGGAAAATATATCGAAACGGTTGTGAAGGACACCGGGGTCGGCGCAAGCAAGGATGACCAGAAGAGGCTGTTTGAAAAATTCACGAGAGGAAAGAATGCAGTGAAGGAGAATGCCTCGGGAAGCGGACTGGGGCTTTTCATCGCAAAAAAAATCGTTGAAAAACATCACGGAAAGATGAGTTTCTTCAGTGAGGGGCTGGGAATGGGTTCGACTGTCACCATTGATCTTCCGGCGAAAAAGGAAGGGATTGAATAA
- a CDS encoding DUF4173 domain-containing protein, whose amino-acid sequence MPSEKYKAVLIAILALALGILTDYLLFKKTSGIAFFIFNLAVIFSLLVLVFEFKIKPEMNRILIVSFIILFSFAIISRLSGFLILFDVAAVLYLFSLLFAIFFKSGFSNFKLLDYILFPLFSILGSFVAAEKYVAKNFLFMNKENKRGSNRFFGIFRGIVIAIPFLVILGWLLYSSDAVIQAYMSKIGRVDLDLTSILHLLIVFVAACFFAGVFARIATGEKSESLSAEEKENRTLGFIESLTVLTLVEALFLAFIIFQFFYLFGGRDYVWGLTETITYSSYARKGFFELVLVSAVSFLMIYALERSAKRESAKQIKVFKISETVIVSEILIIIFSAYRRFALYVDGYGLTFPRFIVIMFLFWILCLFLVFLARVFFEKKRAFVYHSMFWITAGLWLFINILNPDSFIAKTNVARLDLGKEVDYNYITSLSQDAIPEIVKIFDSAAKEEAKQEIAISLYGRYNFNFNHICKYPPYGKSECEYRPIVKLIEDANKHNDWRSFNYSKMKAEMALMKHSDDIENYAKQYQERQEKDCEKQADYCENACETGMSKDLLVPKCKENCGRKSCDILYLDISQ is encoded by the coding sequence ATGCCAAGCGAAAAATACAAAGCTGTTCTCATCGCGATCCTTGCTTTAGCTTTGGGGATTCTCACAGATTATCTGTTATTTAAAAAAACGAGCGGGATAGCATTCTTTATTTTCAATCTGGCAGTGATCTTTTCCTTGTTGGTCCTGGTTTTCGAATTCAAGATAAAGCCGGAAATGAACCGGATACTGATCGTAAGCTTTATTATACTGTTTTCTTTCGCAATAATTTCGAGATTGAGCGGATTTTTGATTCTTTTTGATGTTGCCGCAGTTCTTTATCTCTTTTCTCTGCTGTTTGCGATATTTTTCAAAAGCGGGTTCAGTAATTTCAAATTATTGGATTATATTTTGTTTCCGTTGTTTTCTATCCTGGGATCGTTTGTTGCAGCGGAAAAATATGTTGCCAAGAATTTCCTATTCATGAACAAAGAGAACAAACGCGGATCGAACCGTTTTTTTGGGATTTTTCGCGGCATCGTGATCGCAATCCCGTTCCTCGTCATATTGGGATGGCTGCTTTATTCTTCTGATGCGGTGATCCAGGCATATATGTCGAAAATAGGACGGGTGGATCTTGATCTGACGTCAATTCTCCACTTGCTTATTGTTTTTGTCGCAGCGTGTTTTTTCGCAGGAGTATTTGCGAGAATAGCCACAGGTGAAAAAAGCGAGAGCTTGTCTGCGGAGGAAAAAGAAAACAGGACTCTGGGCTTTATTGAATCTCTGACAGTGCTGACGCTTGTGGAGGCGCTTTTTCTGGCTTTTATCATTTTCCAGTTCTTTTATCTTTTCGGAGGCAGGGATTATGTCTGGGGATTGACCGAAACGATCACATATTCCAGTTATGCAAGAAAAGGTTTTTTCGAGCTCGTTCTGGTTTCGGCCGTTTCCTTTTTGATGATCTATGCATTGGAAAGATCGGCGAAGAGGGAAAGCGCAAAGCAGATCAAGGTCTTCAAGATCTCCGAGACCGTCATAGTTTCTGAAATTCTGATAATCATATTTTCTGCATATAGGCGTTTTGCACTTTATGTCGACGGGTATGGCCTGACGTTTCCGAGGTTTATCGTCATCATGTTTCTGTTTTGGATTTTATGTCTTTTTCTAGTCTTCCTCGCCAGGGTATTTTTCGAAAAAAAGCGCGCGTTTGTTTATCATAGCATGTTTTGGATAACCGCAGGGTTGTGGCTGTTTATCAACATCCTCAATCCCGATTCGTTTATCGCAAAAACAAATGTGGCGAGATTGGATCTGGGCAAAGAAGTCGATTATAATTATATCACTTCATTATCGCAAGATGCGATCCCTGAGATCGTGAAGATATTCGACTCAGCTGCAAAGGAGGAGGCAAAGCAGGAAATCGCCATAAGCCTATATGGAAGATATAATTTTAATTTCAATCACATCTGCAAATATCCGCCTTATGGCAAATCCGAATGTGAATATAGGCCGATCGTAAAATTGATCGAAGACGCAAACAAACACAATGATTGGAGATCGTTCAATTATTCAAAAATGAAAGCGGAAATGGCTTTGATGAAACATTCCGATGACATTGAAAACTATGCGAAACAATATCAAGAAAGACAGGAGAAAGATTGTGAAAAGCAAGCTGATTATTGTGAAAATGCATGTGAAACCGGAATGTCAAAAGATCTGCTTGTTCCCAAGTGCAAAGAAAATTGCGGCAGAAAATCATGCGATATATTATATCTTGATATATCTCAATAA
- the mraZ gene encoding division/cell wall cluster transcriptional repressor MraZ, which translates to MFIGEYNHNLDEKGRIAIPVKFRQDLKKGAVVTRGLDGCLFLYTAGEWKILAEKLSKLPISQANTRAFSRLMLAGAMDVQVDKQGRLIIPDYLRKYANLQKKVIINGLYNRLEVWDEDNWVKYKDRTEKESDSIAEKMGELGV; encoded by the coding sequence ATGTTCATAGGCGAATATAATCATAATCTGGATGAAAAAGGCAGAATTGCCATTCCTGTTAAGTTTCGGCAGGATCTGAAAAAGGGCGCAGTTGTGACTCGGGGCCTTGATGGCTGTTTGTTTTTGTACACCGCGGGAGAATGGAAGATCCTTGCAGAAAAATTGAGCAAGCTTCCGATCAGCCAGGCGAATACCAGGGCATTTTCGAGGCTTATGCTTGCCGGAGCCATGGATGTCCAGGTTGATAAGCAGGGAAGACTGATCATTCCCGACTACCTCAGGAAATACGCAAATTTGCAGAAGAAGGTTATAATAAACGGACTTTATAATCGTTTGGAGGTCTGGGACGAGGATAATTGGGTCAAATATAAAGACAGGACCGAAAAGGAAAGCGACAGCATTGCGGAAAAGATGGGAGAGCTTGGCGTATAG
- a CDS encoding Mur ligase family protein: MRFIAVKILNLLAKKIVAKHKPAIIGITGSVGKSSARKAIYEVLKTRYAVACNKSEYHSDISIPLSVIGEKSGGRSVLKWAKIFMKAVKILSGHEKYPEILILEMDVNRPGDMKRLLKVVKPNIGIFTGVGEYPSHLEYFKDARHIAREKSLLIRTLGKKDLAIVNYDDDYAKELASGAKSDVITYGFDPKSKFIAEEIFLGDRKWRIEDGSIGMGFKISQNGTTVPFRLPYAFGRAQIYAVLASCAVGSFFGFNLLEISEILSKYQPLAGRMKLIKGINKSLIIDDTFNANPSSMLVTLESLGKLDASRRIAVLGDMLELGEYSKEGHAEVGKKVSKTSDVLFTFGSLSKMIGENARTSGMNKGKMAHFDKIEDLILNLRGMAREHDVILVKGSRSMHMEEIVRGLMEKPELADELLVK, translated from the coding sequence ATGAGATTTATCGCAGTAAAAATTTTGAATCTGCTCGCAAAGAAAATAGTTGCCAAGCACAAGCCCGCAATAATCGGCATCACCGGAAGCGTCGGAAAATCGAGCGCCAGGAAAGCGATCTATGAAGTGCTCAAGACGCGGTACGCGGTAGCATGCAATAAAAGCGAATATCACAGCGACATATCCATTCCGCTTTCGGTCATTGGCGAGAAAAGCGGCGGGAGATCTGTTCTGAAATGGGCGAAAATATTCATGAAAGCCGTTAAAATATTATCGGGACATGAAAAATATCCCGAGATCCTGATCTTGGAAATGGACGTGAACAGGCCCGGCGACATGAAGCGATTGCTGAAAGTGGTCAAGCCGAATATCGGAATATTCACCGGCGTGGGAGAGTATCCGTCTCATCTTGAATATTTCAAGGATGCCCGCCACATCGCCAGAGAAAAATCTCTCCTCATCAGGACGTTGGGCAAAAAAGATCTTGCGATTGTGAATTATGACGATGATTATGCGAAAGAGCTGGCGAGCGGCGCGAAATCCGACGTGATAACATACGGATTCGATCCGAAGTCGAAATTCATTGCCGAAGAGATCTTTCTCGGAGACAGAAAGTGGCGCATTGAAGACGGGTCCATCGGCATGGGATTCAAGATCTCACAAAACGGGACTACGGTGCCGTTCAGGCTTCCTTATGCTTTTGGAAGAGCTCAGATCTATGCCGTTCTGGCATCATGTGCCGTGGGTTCGTTTTTCGGTTTCAATCTGCTTGAGATATCGGAAATATTGTCGAAATATCAGCCTCTTGCGGGAAGGATGAAATTGATCAAAGGGATCAATAAGTCATTGATAATTGATGATACGTTCAATGCCAATCCAAGTTCGATGCTGGTTACTTTGGAATCTCTGGGAAAGCTTGACGCCTCAAGGAGGATCGCGGTTCTGGGAGATATGCTTGAACTTGGGGAATATTCCAAAGAAGGGCACGCCGAGGTCGGCAAGAAAGTTTCAAAAACCTCAGATGTTCTTTTTACTTTCGGATCCTTAAGCAAGATGATCGGGGAGAATGCAAGAACATCCGGAATGAATAAAGGCAAGATGGCTCACTTTGATAAGATCGAGGATCTGATATTGAACCTGCGGGGAATGGCCCGGGAGCACGACGTGATCCTGGTCAAGGGGTCGAGATCGATGCATATGGAAGAGATCGTAAGAGGCCTCATGGAGAAACCCGAATTGGCCGACGAACTGCTGGTAAAATAG
- a CDS encoding UbiA family prenyltransferase, with product MKTINVSRFFRDEFVYGGHLLSLGAVGIVASVMMLNNFYFDIKFITSVYLIAQTVYFYNRIKEYESDNISNPNRNMHLSKYRNYFLAIIIFYIIVTVAILISFNDVVSSSAGLLLLFSGIMYSEYFKNKTRNYIGFKNYYVAFFWSFLVLFTALYYHASLNATILIFFIFVLLRWLINTTFFDIKDIESDKQNNLKTIPVYFGKKRTLDMLSVINLISFFPLFIGIYFNLLPVYFASLIVFYFYSLFYIMKARTEGSSIRNLSYIMVDGEYVFWPIILLLFK from the coding sequence ATGAAAACGATCAATGTTTCGAGGTTTTTTCGTGACGAATTTGTTTATGGCGGGCATTTGTTGTCGTTGGGGGCTGTAGGAATTGTTGCATCTGTTATGATGTTAAACAACTTTTATTTTGATATTAAATTTATTACATCTGTTTATCTCATTGCACAAACTGTATATTTCTATAATCGAATTAAAGAATATGAGAGCGATAACATTTCAAATCCAAACAGAAATATGCACTTAAGTAAGTATCGTAATTATTTTTTAGCTATTATTATATTTTATATCATTGTTACAGTGGCTATATTGATAAGTTTCAATGACGTTGTTTCTTCAAGTGCTGGATTGTTGTTACTATTTTCAGGTATAATGTATTCTGAATATTTTAAAAATAAGACGAGGAATTATATAGGTTTTAAGAATTATTACGTTGCTTTTTTCTGGTCTTTTTTGGTCTTGTTTACGGCACTTTATTATCATGCATCACTCAACGCAACTATTTTAATATTTTTTATTTTTGTATTGTTGAGGTGGTTGATAAATACTACTTTTTTTGATATAAAAGACATTGAATCTGACAAACAGAATAATTTGAAAACTATCCCTGTTTATTTCGGCAAGAAAAGAACGCTAGATATGCTTAGTGTAATAAATCTGATTTCGTTTTTTCCTTTATTTATTGGGATTTATTTTAACTTGTTGCCAGTATATTTTGCATCGCTTATCGTATTCTATTTTTACAGTTTATTTTACATAATGAAAGCAAGGACCGAAGGTTCATCTATACGTAACTTATCATATATTATGGTGGATGGTGAGTATGTATTTTGGCCGATTATATTACTTCTATTTAAATGA
- the rpsG gene encoding 30S ribosomal protein S7: MGRRKKRIDRGIRPDSKYNSMLVSRLINYITKEGKKSIATRVVYGCLEAIKEKTKKEPLETFESAINKVAPILEVKSKRIGGATYQVPMEVRGDRRIQLAFRWIVTAADARKGKPMAKKIAEEMLEIMNGTGSAMKKRDDVQKMAEANRAFAHFA; this comes from the coding sequence ATGGGACGAAGAAAAAAAAGAATAGACAGAGGCATAAGGCCTGATTCAAAATATAACAGCATGCTGGTCTCCAGGCTCATCAACTATATCACCAAAGAAGGCAAAAAGAGCATTGCCACAAGGGTGGTCTATGGATGCCTTGAAGCGATCAAGGAAAAGACGAAAAAAGAACCCCTTGAGACATTTGAGAGCGCGATCAACAAAGTCGCTCCGATACTTGAAGTGAAATCGAAAAGGATCGGAGGCGCAACATATCAGGTTCCGATGGAAGTCAGGGGAGACAGAAGGATCCAGCTCGCATTCAGATGGATCGTGACCGCGGCCGATGCAAGAAAAGGAAAGCCTATGGCAAAAAAGATCGCCGAAGAAATGCTTGAGATCATGAACGGCACAGGTTCTGCAATGAAGAAAAGAGACGATGTGCAGAAGATGGCCGAAGCGAACAGAGCATTTGCACACTTTGCATAA